A single window of Desulfovibrio sp. G11 DNA harbors:
- a CDS encoding tripartite tricarboxylate transporter substrate binding protein — MRIKTALPSLLFTLALILAAAPAYTAYPEKPVSMIIAFTAGGSSDVQARIMQKYWDKYVSEPWIFVYKPGAGGIIGFTEIAKSKADGYTIGGLNIPHLSLQSLAQRAAFNPDSFDYIAQVVNDPQCIAVLNSSKFNSFSEIIDYARANPNKIKVGLVGPLSGHHLMFLEFNKLFPDVKLSRVFYKGAADQNAALLGGEVDLIFGNINDVMRSIDEFRVLNVAAESRNDFLPDVPTLRESNIDLVSDIRRVFAAPKGVPAEKLEYLRKIFKKICTDQEYLADMKKAGQPAEYLDGDATRAYIQSQQAKAHKMLDEAGLLK; from the coding sequence ATGAGAATAAAGACTGCATTGCCCAGCCTTTTGTTTACACTGGCCCTGATACTGGCCGCCGCTCCGGCGTACACGGCGTATCCTGAAAAGCCGGTCAGCATGATCATCGCCTTCACAGCCGGCGGCTCAAGTGATGTTCAGGCCCGCATTATGCAGAAATATTGGGATAAATACGTCAGTGAACCATGGATTTTTGTTTATAAACCTGGGGCTGGCGGCATTATCGGCTTTACTGAAATTGCCAAATCAAAGGCCGATGGATACACCATCGGCGGACTCAATATTCCCCATCTCTCCCTTCAGTCTCTTGCCCAGCGCGCGGCCTTCAATCCCGACAGTTTCGACTACATTGCTCAGGTCGTTAACGACCCGCAGTGTATTGCCGTGCTCAACTCCAGCAAGTTCAATTCGTTTTCTGAAATCATCGATTATGCCAGGGCCAACCCCAATAAAATCAAGGTGGGGCTGGTTGGTCCTTTAAGCGGGCACCATCTCATGTTTCTGGAATTCAACAAGCTTTTTCCCGATGTAAAATTGAGCCGTGTTTTTTACAAAGGCGCGGCAGACCAGAATGCTGCCCTGCTTGGTGGCGAGGTTGACCTTATTTTCGGCAATATCAATGACGTCATGCGCTCCATTGACGAGTTCAGGGTGCTCAATGTCGCAGCCGAAAGCCGCAATGATTTCCTGCCCGACGTGCCCACCCTGCGGGAAAGCAATATTGATCTTGTTTCCGACATCAGGCGCGTTTTTGCCGCCCCAAAGGGTGTGCCTGCCGAAAAACTTGAATACTTGCGCAAGATTTTCAAAAAAATATGCACCGACCAGGAGTACCTGGCTGATATGAAAAAAGCTGGTCAACCTGCGGAATACCTCGATGGTGATGCAACGCGGGCATACATCCAAAGCCAGCAAGCCAAGGCCCATAAAATGCTCGATGAGGCAGGGCTGCTGAAGTAA